One Oncorhynchus kisutch isolate 150728-3 unplaced genomic scaffold, Okis_V2 scaffold1511, whole genome shotgun sequence DNA segment encodes these proteins:
- the LOC116366502 gene encoding WAP four-disulfide core domain protein 2-like yields the protein MDMNLSARCALVLFLLAFVDLKIVSAAETEGTSTAKPGVCPVRRWGICAELCSNDSDCPNDEKCCHNGCGHDCIAPYTAKPGVCPVRRWGMGICAELCSNDSDCPNDEKCCHNGCGHNCIAPYTAKPGVCPRRRWGMGMCVEFCSNDSDCPNNEKCCHNGCGHNCIAPTQVGMVPE from the exons ATGGACATGAATTTGTCAGCGCGTTGTGCTTTGGTTCTTTTTCTGTTGGCATTTGTAGATTTGAAAATAGTCTCTGCTGCAGAAACGGAAGGCACATCTACAG CAAAGCCTGGAGTGTGCCCTGTTAGACGATGGGGGATATGTGCAGAGTTATGTTCCAATGACAGTGACTGCCCCAATGACGAAAAATGCTGCCACAATGGATGTGGGCATGACTGCATTGCACCTTACACAG CAAAGCCTGGAGTGTGCCCTGTTAGACGATGGGGCATGGGGATATGTGCAGAGTTATGTTCCAATGACAGTGACTGCCCCAATGACGAAAAATGCTGCCACAATGGATGTGGGCATAACTGCATTGCACCTTACACAG CAAAGCCTGGAGTGTGCCCTCGTAGACGATGGGGCATGGGGATGTGTGTGGAGTTCTGTTCCAATGACAGTGACTGCCCCAATAATGAAAAATGCTGCCACAATGGATGTGGGCATAACTGCATTGCACCGACACAGGTAGGAATGGTCCCAGAGTGA